The following is a genomic window from Arthrobacter sp. NicSoilB4.
GTACTCGGGCTACCGCAACGCCTTCCAGAGCATCGTGCGGGCCATCGCCAGTGAAAGCAAGGCATTCAAGAAGCCGGTGTTCCTTTTCAACGGCGACACTCACATCTACGCCAAGGACAAGCCGCTCAACAACGAGAAGTGGCTGTCTTTCTACGGGATTTCCGGCGCGGCGCCCAACCTCACGAGGGTCTCAATCGAAGGCGAAACCTACGTGGATGAATACGTGAGGGCCAACGTCGTCTCCAGCTCGGAGGTCCTGCAGATCCAGCGGGTTGCGTACAAGTAGCGCGCCCGCAAATAGATCCAAACCGGGAAGGTCCCGGAATCCAAGGATTCGGGGGCCTGTCCCCGCCTGTTGTCGCCAGAGATAGAAAAAACCCCCAGAATCCTTGGATTCTGGGGGTTTTCCCGTTGTGCGCGGAGGGGGACTTGAACCCCCACCCCCTTTCGAGGACTAGCACCTCAAGCTAGCGCGTCTGCCATTCCGCCACCCGCGCAGGTGGTATTCGGTGAACCTTTTCGCCTTTCAGCGTTTTGGATTTCTCCGAAGCAGCGAGAAAGACTCTAGCATGAACTTTCCCGAAACAAATAATCGGGGCCCGGGAGGGCATGTGGGTAGGCTGAAGCCAGCAACAGAGCCGACGCCACGAGGAGTGAAACATGACTGAAATCAGGCCCGAGGACGAAGTCGTCAGAATCTGCCAGGAACTGATCCGGATCGACACGTCCAACTACGGTGACGGCTCAGGCCCGGGGGAGCGGGCGGCTGCCGAGTACACCGCGGGGCTGATGACGGAAGTGGGACTGGACGCCGAAATCTTCGAGTCCGCCCCGGGCCGCGCCAGCGTCGTCACCAGACTTGCCGGCGAGGACCCGTCCGCCAGCGCCCTGGTGGTCCACGGGCACCTGGATGTTGTCCCCGCGCTCCGCGAACAGTGGTCGGTGGACCCCTTCGGTGCCGAACTCAAGGACGGCATGATCTGGGGCCGCGGCGCCGTGGATATGAAGGACATGGACGCCATGATCCTTTCCGTGCTGCGGAATTTTGCCCGGACCGGCCGCAAACCCAAGCGGGACCTGATCTTCGCGTTCTTCGCCGACGAGGAAGCCGGCGGCACCTACGGCGCCCGCTACGCGATCGAGAAGCGGCCCGAACTCTTCGACGGCGCCACCGAGGCCATCTCCGAAGTCGGCGGCTTCTCCGCGAACATCGGCGGCCAGCGCACCTACCTGCTCCAGACCGCCGAGAAAGGCCTGTCCTGGCTCCGCCTCGTCGCCCACGGCCGCGCGGGCCACGGTTCCCAGATCAATACGGACAACGCCGTTACCCGGCTCGCCAGCGCCGTGTCCCGCATCGGGGAATATCGGTGGCCGGTGGAGCTCACCCCCACCACCCGGCAGTTCCTCGACGGCGTGACGGAACTCACGGGCGTCGAGTTCGATCCGGACGATCCGGACAAGATCCT
Proteins encoded in this region:
- a CDS encoding M20/M25/M40 family metallo-hydrolase translates to MTEIRPEDEVVRICQELIRIDTSNYGDGSGPGERAAAEYTAGLMTEVGLDAEIFESAPGRASVVTRLAGEDPSASALVVHGHLDVVPALREQWSVDPFGAELKDGMIWGRGAVDMKDMDAMILSVLRNFARTGRKPKRDLIFAFFADEEAGGTYGARYAIEKRPELFDGATEAISEVGGFSANIGGQRTYLLQTAEKGLSWLRLVAHGRAGHGSQINTDNAVTRLASAVSRIGEYRWPVELTPTTRQFLDGVTELTGVEFDPDDPDKILKELGTVARFVGATLQNTTNPTLLKGGYKHNVIPESAEALIDCRTLPGQEEHVLEKVRELAGKGVDVSYVHNDVSLEVPFAGNLVDSMIDALHAEDPGAKVLPYTLSGGTDNKSLSRLGITGYGFAPLQLPDELDFTGMFHGVDERVPTESLKFGARVLDTLLTNY